The following are encoded together in the bacterium genome:
- a CDS encoding phosphomannomutase/phosphoglucomutase — protein sequence MQPPPGIFREYDIRGVVGRDLDVEAAEAIGRAFGTYLAGVGVRRAVVGHDNRASSQAFYDAAGRGLTRTGCDVIKIGLAVTPMLYFALHHFGVDGGVMVTASHNPPEFNGFKLAHGPGTLFGAQVQEIRRIVEAGTFQRGAGAVDEREILPAYAGMLREKIRLGPRRLRVVADCGNGTASVFVPEILRGWEVDVIPLYCDPDPAFPHHHPDPVEPRNLVDLIGAVGESRADAGLGFDGDGDRLGVVDDRGGVLWGDLLMALYWREILAVHPGAVALVEVKCSQALIDEVRRLGGRPQFTQTGHSLIKARMRELDAVFAGEMSGHMFFADEYYGYDDAIYAAGRLLRILSRTDRPLSSLAAEIPQYYATPEIRVACPDDRKHQVVASLTTEFKARYEVVDIDGVRIVLPDGWGLVRASNTQPVLVVRAEGTTPAARDRIKAMLEDALRQYPEVAPIRW from the coding sequence ATGCAGCCACCGCCGGGGATCTTTCGCGAATACGACATCCGCGGGGTCGTCGGCCGCGACCTCGATGTCGAGGCGGCCGAGGCGATCGGCCGCGCGTTCGGAACGTACCTCGCGGGGGTGGGCGTCCGCCGGGCTGTCGTCGGCCACGACAACCGGGCATCGTCACAGGCCTTTTACGACGCGGCTGGCCGCGGCCTCACTCGGACCGGGTGCGACGTCATCAAGATCGGGCTGGCCGTCACGCCGATGCTCTACTTCGCGCTCCACCACTTCGGGGTGGACGGCGGGGTCATGGTGACAGCCAGCCACAATCCCCCGGAGTTCAACGGGTTCAAGCTCGCCCACGGCCCCGGCACGCTGTTCGGCGCGCAGGTGCAGGAGATCCGGCGGATCGTCGAGGCGGGGACGTTCCAGAGAGGCGCAGGCGCGGTGGACGAGCGCGAGATCCTGCCCGCCTACGCCGGGATGCTCCGGGAGAAGATCCGCCTGGGGCCGCGCCGTCTAAGGGTGGTCGCCGATTGCGGGAATGGGACCGCCAGCGTGTTCGTCCCGGAGATCTTGCGTGGATGGGAGGTCGACGTGATCCCGCTCTACTGCGATCCGGATCCGGCTTTTCCCCATCACCATCCGGACCCCGTGGAACCCCGGAATCTGGTCGATCTCATCGGAGCGGTCGGCGAGTCGCGCGCGGATGCGGGGCTCGGCTTCGACGGGGACGGCGACCGCCTCGGCGTCGTGGACGATCGGGGGGGCGTCCTCTGGGGGGATCTCCTGATGGCGCTGTACTGGCGGGAGATCCTCGCCGTCCATCCCGGCGCGGTGGCGCTGGTGGAGGTGAAATGCTCCCAGGCGCTCATCGATGAGGTCCGGCGCCTGGGGGGCCGGCCCCAGTTCACGCAGACGGGTCACTCGCTGATCAAGGCCAGGATGCGCGAACTCGACGCGGTGTTCGCCGGGGAGATGTCCGGGCACATGTTCTTCGCCGACGAGTACTACGGATACGACGACGCCATCTACGCGGCCGGCCGCCTCCTGCGGATCCTCTCGCGGACGGACCGCCCGCTCTCGTCGCTCGCGGCTGAGATCCCGCAGTATTATGCCACGCCGGAGATCCGCGTGGCGTGTCCCGACGACCGCAAGCACCAGGTGGTCGCGTCCCTCACCACGGAGTTCAAGGCGCGCTACGAGGTGGTCGACATCGACGGGGTGAGGATCGTCTTGCCGGACGGCTGGGGGTTGGTGCGCGCCAGCAACACGCAGCCGGTGCTGGTGGTGCGCGCGGAAGGCACGACCCCCGCAGCGCGCGATCGCATCAAGGCGATGCTCGAAGACGCCCTCCGTCAGTACCCCGAGGTTGCCCCGATCCGCTGGTAG
- a CDS encoding NAD-dependent epimerase/dehydratase family protein, which translates to MRTKVVVTGAGGFIGHHLVARLKQQGCWVRGVDIKVPVYEPTAADEYEVLDLRRWANCLQATRGVEACYNLAANMGGIGFITEYRAEIMRDSVLINTHMLEAARLNGIQEFLFTSSACVYPQYRQNLPDVTPLREEDAYPADAEDGYGWEKLFSERMCRHYYEDYGLRTYVVRFHNIFGPLGTYDGGREKSPAAICRKIALARDGEEIEVWGDGEQTRSYCYIDDCVEGMGRLMRTEEHGPVNLGSDRLVTINDLIDIVATIASKRVVKRYDLTKPQGVRGRNSDNTKLRRVLGWEPKITLEEGLARTYRWIRGELARAGRVHEEATTLRRRDR; encoded by the coding sequence ATGAGGACGAAGGTCGTGGTAACCGGGGCCGGAGGTTTCATCGGCCACCACCTCGTTGCGCGCCTCAAGCAGCAGGGCTGCTGGGTTAGGGGCGTGGATATCAAGGTGCCCGTGTATGAACCTACGGCGGCCGACGAATATGAGGTGCTGGACCTTCGTCGATGGGCCAACTGTTTGCAGGCCACACGTGGGGTCGAGGCCTGCTATAACCTCGCGGCGAACATGGGCGGGATCGGCTTTATCACCGAGTACCGGGCCGAGATCATGCGTGACAGCGTGCTCATCAACACCCACATGCTCGAAGCCGCGCGGCTCAACGGCATCCAAGAGTTCCTGTTCACCTCATCCGCCTGCGTCTATCCGCAATACCGGCAGAACCTCCCCGACGTGACGCCGCTTCGGGAAGAGGACGCGTACCCCGCCGATGCGGAGGATGGGTACGGGTGGGAGAAGCTCTTTTCCGAGCGAATGTGCCGGCACTACTATGAGGACTACGGCCTGCGCACCTACGTGGTCCGGTTTCACAACATCTTCGGCCCTCTGGGGACGTACGACGGCGGTCGGGAGAAGTCGCCGGCCGCCATTTGCCGGAAGATCGCCCTGGCGAGAGATGGCGAAGAGATCGAGGTCTGGGGGGATGGGGAACAGACGCGATCGTACTGCTACATCGACGATTGCGTCGAAGGCATGGGCCGGCTGATGCGGACCGAGGAACACGGCCCGGTCAACCTAGGGTCGGACCGGCTGGTCACCATCAACGATCTCATCGACATCGTGGCCACCATCGCCAGCAAGCGGGTGGTCAAGCGATACGATCTCACCAAGCCCCAGGGCGTGCGCGGCCGCAACAGCGATAACACGAAGCTGCGGCGGGTGCTGGGGTGGGAGCCCAAGATCACGCTGGAAGAGGGTTTGGCCAGGACCTACCGCTGGATCCGCGGGGAACTGGCCAGGGCGGGACGCGTCCACGAGGAGGCGACCACGCTGCGACGTAGGGACCGATGA
- a CDS encoding glycosyltransferase, with the protein MELSVIIPTYNNRPVFERTLGALAAQTLPRERYEIVIVDDGSTDGTAEMVREFRDSLQIAYLPQANRGRAAARNLGARAAGGRILVFLDSDFWAAPELLAEHLRHYPPDARGIGIQGASRTHPDTLVTPFMRAREVYLEVPPGPPGRLSLFRISTRNLSLLKSDFLAAGGFDEEFGGYGWEDIELAWRLHARGVRFSYEPRAIGDHVQVQDLEGLRKKMREGGRSAVHFWRKHRRSLWLGLRLEIAPVLLPMKWVIYRTPVLTTPIRWLVPIAEARGWRYILSECTNHLVWEAYYHGVFSALRPAAGDRNPQAHRKTILTKRSS; encoded by the coding sequence ATGGAACTCAGCGTCATCATCCCCACATATAATAACCGGCCGGTCTTCGAGCGGACCCTCGGAGCACTCGCGGCCCAGACGCTCCCTCGAGAGCGGTACGAGATCGTGATTGTGGACGACGGATCCACGGACGGCACCGCCGAGATGGTCCGGGAGTTCCGTGACTCCCTTCAGATCGCGTACCTGCCGCAGGCAAACCGCGGTCGGGCAGCGGCGCGCAACTTGGGCGCCAGGGCCGCCGGGGGGCGCATCCTCGTCTTTCTGGATTCCGACTTTTGGGCCGCCCCGGAACTCCTGGCCGAGCATCTCCGCCACTATCCACCGGATGCGCGAGGGATCGGCATCCAGGGCGCGAGCCGGACCCACCCCGACACGCTGGTCACGCCGTTCATGCGGGCCCGGGAGGTCTACCTCGAGGTCCCTCCGGGTCCGCCGGGCCGCCTCTCGCTGTTCCGGATCAGTACCCGCAACCTCTCCCTATTGAAGTCGGATTTCCTTGCCGCGGGCGGGTTCGATGAGGAGTTTGGCGGGTATGGGTGGGAAGACATCGAGCTGGCGTGGCGCCTTCATGCCCGAGGCGTGCGGTTCTCGTATGAACCGCGGGCCATAGGGGATCATGTCCAGGTGCAAGATCTGGAGGGCCTGCGGAAGAAGATGCGCGAGGGCGGCCGCAGCGCGGTGCATTTCTGGCGAAAGCACCGGCGTTCCCTGTGGTTGGGACTGCGGCTCGAGATCGCTCCCGTGCTCCTCCCAATGAAGTGGGTGATCTACCGGACGCCGGTGCTCACCACCCCGATCCGATGGCTCGTCCCCATCGCCGAGGCGCGGGGATGGCGGTACATCCTCAGCGAGTGCACCAACCACCTGGTGTGGGAAGCGTACTACCACGGAGTCTTCAGCGCCCTCCGGCCCGCCGCAGGCGATAGAAACCCGCAGGCCCACAGAAAGACCATATTGACCAAAAGATCATCATGA
- a CDS encoding glycosyltransferase family A protein, with product MEVSVVTPTRDSAPVLARCLRAVANQSLDPSRYEVVIVDDGSTDGTPAVVEAAQRSAACRIRMFRLPQRLGIPAARNLALREARGDLIVFVDSDEFAPPTFLATHLDCHNRGGPNVICRGPVVVTHSLDHPFATRYGILDLSTAYFDTDNSSVRREHLFHAGLFDETFSPYGWEGLDLGFRLRAMGLRRIFRRDAPVYHYRPDISPDALPALFAKEEERAWTALRFVEKNPSLEARMAVCMTPVHRWMNTVQRGFGAFHADNIVTWVTRLKRWGFPGLARILLAGVLRSRYFTCLELEEAATAGHGTQRHHPHI from the coding sequence ATGGAGGTCAGCGTCGTCACCCCGACCCGGGATAGCGCGCCCGTGCTCGCCCGCTGTCTCCGTGCCGTGGCCAATCAGTCGCTCGATCCCTCGCGATACGAAGTCGTGATCGTCGACGACGGATCGACGGACGGTACGCCCGCCGTGGTCGAGGCGGCTCAGCGCTCGGCCGCTTGCCGGATCCGGATGTTCCGGCTCCCGCAGCGCCTGGGCATCCCGGCCGCCCGCAACCTGGCGCTGCGGGAAGCGCGCGGCGACTTGATCGTGTTCGTGGACAGCGATGAATTCGCCCCGCCGACGTTCCTGGCCACGCACCTGGACTGTCACAATCGAGGCGGCCCCAACGTGATCTGCCGGGGTCCGGTCGTCGTCACGCATTCCCTGGACCATCCGTTTGCCACCAGGTACGGGATCCTCGACCTCTCCACAGCCTACTTTGACACCGACAACTCGTCGGTGCGGCGCGAGCATCTCTTCCACGCCGGCCTATTCGACGAGACGTTCTCGCCGTACGGATGGGAGGGTCTCGACCTGGGGTTTCGCCTTCGGGCGATGGGGCTGCGGCGCATATTCCGGCGCGACGCCCCGGTCTACCACTACCGGCCCGACATCTCCCCCGATGCCCTTCCCGCGTTGTTCGCGAAAGAAGAGGAACGCGCGTGGACCGCGCTCCGGTTCGTGGAAAAGAACCCCTCGCTGGAGGCCCGGATGGCGGTCTGTATGACCCCTGTCCATCGTTGGATGAACACGGTGCAGCGGGGGTTCGGGGCCTTTCACGCCGACAACATCGTGACGTGGGTGACCCGGTTGAAGCGGTGGGGGTTCCCCGGGCTGGCCCGCATCCTCCTCGCCGGCGTCCTGCGGTCCCGCTACTTCACCTGCCTCGAATTGGAGGAGGCCGCTACTGCCGGACATGGAACTCAGCGTCATCATCCCCACATATAA
- a CDS encoding ABC transporter ATP-binding protein: protein MTEMRRLATHIRPYSVQLAAGIAAAAMVALAWLFVPKYLGDQIDVVVRTGSYDALNRAAIVVLGVFVFRSLFLYVQLSLLAFVGHRLVADLRLAAFRQVQRWSLDRFIRWHSGEVISRTIQDTQLVESRLLNGLVDLLTTGLLIIGVVAALFLIQWRLALLTFGTIAAMMVAARIFGREVQRGSTRAQSRMASLTGLIKESITGARIIRAFVQESREEGRFSRENEGTFEEHYRIRRLIALEVSLVSVVNALGLVFVMWAGVKYVGAGQMTPGALVAFLAYLALAMDPAGSLLRFYSESRQAMAGVVRVFELLDIPETVVEAPKAVRLPRVAGHVRLRNVSLAYTPGHWALRHIDLEVRPGEHIAIVGPSGAGKSSLVNLIPRFYDPTEGTVELDGHDLRRVGIASLRTQIGLVPQETVLFAGTVAENIAYGKPHAAREEIETAARVAAAHEFISRLSDGYDTVLGEGGMQLSGGQRQRIALARAVVNNPAILILDEATSALDSESEEAIQRAMTRLAEHRTTFTIAHRLSTVRSAHRIVVLLDGRIAEIGGHDDLAARDGPYSRLVRAQLIDEPIGAPAGAP from the coding sequence ATGACAGAGATGCGACGCCTCGCCACCCACATCCGTCCCTACTCGGTGCAACTCGCTGCGGGTATTGCCGCGGCAGCCATGGTTGCCCTGGCGTGGCTGTTCGTACCAAAATACCTGGGAGATCAGATCGACGTCGTCGTCCGGACCGGAAGCTACGACGCCCTGAACCGGGCGGCGATCGTCGTGCTGGGCGTCTTTGTCTTTCGAAGCCTCTTCCTGTATGTCCAGTTGTCCCTGCTGGCGTTCGTCGGACACCGCCTCGTCGCCGACCTCCGGCTTGCCGCGTTCCGGCAGGTGCAGCGCTGGTCGCTCGACCGGTTCATCCGCTGGCACAGCGGCGAGGTGATCTCCCGCACGATCCAGGATACCCAGCTCGTTGAGTCTCGGCTGCTCAACGGCCTCGTTGATCTGCTCACCACCGGGCTGCTCATCATTGGGGTCGTCGCGGCCTTGTTTCTTATCCAATGGCGGCTGGCGCTGCTGACGTTCGGCACCATCGCTGCCATGATGGTGGCGGCCAGGATCTTCGGCCGGGAGGTGCAGCGAGGCTCGACCCGGGCACAGTCACGGATGGCGTCGCTCACGGGATTGATCAAGGAGTCCATCACCGGGGCCCGCATCATTCGGGCCTTCGTGCAGGAATCCCGGGAGGAAGGGCGCTTCAGCCGCGAAAACGAGGGCACCTTCGAAGAGCATTATCGGATCCGGCGGTTGATCGCGCTCGAAGTCTCGCTCGTGAGCGTGGTGAACGCGCTGGGATTGGTCTTTGTCATGTGGGCCGGCGTCAAATATGTCGGCGCCGGACAGATGACCCCCGGGGCGCTGGTCGCCTTCCTCGCCTACCTCGCCCTCGCCATGGACCCGGCGGGGAGCCTGCTCCGGTTCTACTCGGAGTCCCGGCAGGCGATGGCCGGGGTGGTTCGGGTCTTTGAACTGCTCGACATTCCGGAGACCGTCGTCGAGGCCCCGAAGGCGGTCCGCCTTCCCCGGGTGGCCGGCCACGTTCGGCTCCGCAACGTGTCCCTGGCCTACACCCCCGGACATTGGGCGCTCCGGCATATCGATCTCGAGGTGCGGCCTGGGGAACATATTGCCATCGTCGGACCGAGCGGTGCGGGCAAGAGCAGCCTCGTGAACCTGATTCCTCGCTTCTACGATCCGACGGAGGGGACGGTGGAACTCGACGGCCACGACCTTCGCCGGGTGGGGATCGCCTCGCTCCGCACACAAATTGGCCTGGTGCCCCAGGAGACCGTGCTGTTCGCCGGCACCGTGGCGGAGAATATCGCCTACGGCAAGCCGCACGCAGCGCGCGAGGAGATCGAGACCGCGGCCCGGGTCGCCGCGGCGCACGAATTTATCTCCCGCCTCTCGGACGGCTACGATACCGTCTTGGGAGAAGGCGGGATGCAGCTGTCCGGCGGCCAGCGCCAGCGAATCGCGCTCGCGCGGGCGGTGGTGAACAACCCCGCCATCCTCATCCTGGACGAGGCCACCTCCGCCCTCGACAGCGAATCCGAAGAGGCGATCCAGCGGGCGATGACGCGGCTTGCAGAACACCGCACGACTTTTACGATCGCACACCGGCTCTCCACGGTGCGGAGCGCCCACCGGATTGTGGTGCTCCTGGACGGCCGGATCGCCGAGATCGGGGGCCACGACGACCTGGCGGCGCGGGACGGACCGTACAGCCGCTTGGTGCGGGCGCAACTGATCGACGAGCCCATCGGCGCGCCGGCCGGCGCCCCGTAA
- a CDS encoding O-antigen ligase family protein, translating to MSNDAFAIRFTRAVAVLTMAFYTAGHAAVGFPLFLFGAAARVLGLRPPLWRRTPLDPPLVAFGVALVLSTAASAYRSIAVPSAVLTVISSAVLFGSFAWLVGGDPGARAMLLRVWALGAPPAAAIGVIAGWIAHDRAFFPRMPMGTNAFGTTLFLGSVIALGFGYRAEGRARPLWFACALVSLVGLIATQSRSALAAWVAGAVYLTWRELRAHPRQLAVALASGIAVLGLAATAAPSVASRVGHVSTDLVVDRVQIWRIAWGIVESHPLLGTGPGTFQTMFNQRKPADFERKWSAHNLWLHYAVETGMLGLLSILSVVYVAGREWARSGRLTPAGQDPLRPSITAASIGLLVDSCGDNTLLSVSTVSGAWLLLALLVVPLTRPVRPDRRVLVAPREEAVLVAGTRSREGSP from the coding sequence GTGAGCAACGACGCCTTCGCGATCCGCTTTACCCGAGCGGTGGCCGTGCTGACCATGGCATTTTACACGGCCGGGCATGCCGCCGTCGGGTTCCCGCTCTTCCTGTTCGGCGCGGCCGCTCGGGTCCTGGGCCTGCGCCCGCCGCTCTGGCGGCGAACCCCACTGGATCCGCCCCTTGTGGCGTTTGGCGTCGCCCTCGTGCTCTCGACGGCCGCGTCTGCCTATCGCTCCATCGCCGTCCCGTCGGCTGTGCTGACCGTGATCTCCAGCGCGGTACTCTTCGGATCGTTCGCCTGGCTCGTCGGAGGCGACCCGGGGGCCAGGGCGATGCTGCTTCGGGTGTGGGCCCTGGGTGCACCACCCGCCGCGGCGATCGGCGTGATCGCCGGGTGGATCGCCCACGACCGGGCCTTCTTCCCGCGGATGCCGATGGGGACGAACGCGTTCGGCACGACGCTCTTTCTCGGCAGCGTGATCGCGCTTGGATTCGGATACCGCGCGGAGGGGCGCGCCCGCCCGCTCTGGTTCGCCTGCGCCCTCGTGAGCCTGGTGGGTCTCATTGCCACGCAATCACGGTCTGCGTTGGCCGCGTGGGTGGCCGGGGCCGTGTACCTGACATGGCGCGAGCTTCGGGCTCACCCGCGCCAGCTGGCTGTCGCGCTTGCCTCGGGGATAGCCGTGCTGGGTCTCGCCGCAACCGCCGCGCCGTCGGTCGCATCCCGGGTGGGGCATGTCTCAACCGACCTGGTTGTGGACCGTGTGCAGATCTGGCGGATCGCATGGGGAATCGTGGAGTCGCACCCGCTTCTTGGGACCGGGCCCGGGACATTTCAGACCATGTTCAATCAGCGGAAGCCCGCAGACTTTGAGCGGAAATGGTCCGCGCACAACCTCTGGCTCCACTACGCTGTTGAGACCGGCATGCTCGGGCTCCTCAGCATCCTGTCGGTCGTGTATGTCGCCGGACGCGAATGGGCGCGTTCGGGACGTCTCACCCCCGCGGGGCAAGATCCGCTCCGTCCAAGCATCACGGCCGCCTCGATCGGACTCCTGGTCGATTCCTGCGGGGACAATACGCTGCTTTCGGTGTCCACGGTCTCGGGGGCATGGCTGTTGCTCGCATTGCTGGTCGTGCCACTCACACGGCCGGTCCGGCCCGACCGCCGCGTCCTGGTCGCGCCGCGGGAGGAGGCCGTCCTCGTAGCGGGAACGAGATCGAGGGAGGGATCCCCATGA
- a CDS encoding sugar transferase — protein MIDRGSPALARSDRASARHLIRLPLNIAEWRLLLMGLDVLAVNGALLLALAIRALRAHEAPSLGVLTAHPGWFVILSGLWLAVAHAFDAYEPQVAGRLDTSVAAIIRSGLLTSVLYLLIPRLTPPLPGSRVALVSFPLLVIVVLVLGRRLFTWGLPRPAYERQALIIGAGWAGRSVAQALVQDAQVGYHVVGFVDDDPGKAGAFIPITAGQAVPAEVPVLGNRQQVKELIARHRVSTLILAITRDVDADLLQILMDCVEKGVEMIPMPVVYEQLTGRVPVEHVGEKWFVAIPIHPKATGTFWEFTKRSMDVVLASLGLVCLAPVFPIIALAIVLDSPGPIFYLQGRVGKGGTVFRALKFRSMVLGAEHAGAMWAQEHDPRVTRVGRILRATHLDEFPQFVNVLKGEMSIVGPRPERPEFVDRLAAQIPIYRLRHIVKPGMGGWGLVRQGYAGSQEDALIRLQYDLYYIKHQSLWLDLLIILKTIMHAVTLKGR, from the coding sequence ATGATCGATCGCGGCTCTCCCGCACTCGCCCGCTCGGATCGGGCGAGCGCGCGGCATCTGATCCGTTTGCCGCTGAACATCGCCGAGTGGCGGCTGCTCCTGATGGGGCTGGACGTGCTGGCGGTCAATGGGGCGCTGCTGCTGGCCCTGGCCATTCGCGCCCTTCGCGCCCACGAAGCGCCAAGCCTGGGCGTGCTCACCGCTCACCCAGGCTGGTTCGTGATCCTGAGCGGCCTGTGGCTCGCCGTCGCCCACGCCTTCGACGCGTATGAGCCTCAGGTGGCCGGGCGGCTCGACACCAGCGTCGCAGCGATCATCAGGTCCGGACTCCTCACCTCCGTCCTCTATCTCCTTATCCCGCGGTTGACGCCGCCGCTCCCGGGGTCACGCGTGGCCTTGGTCAGCTTTCCGCTGCTGGTCATCGTCGTGCTCGTTCTTGGACGCCGGTTGTTCACGTGGGGGCTTCCCCGGCCGGCATACGAGCGGCAGGCGCTCATCATCGGAGCCGGGTGGGCCGGGAGGTCGGTGGCTCAGGCGTTGGTGCAGGATGCCCAGGTGGGCTACCATGTGGTCGGGTTCGTCGACGACGATCCGGGCAAGGCGGGCGCCTTCATCCCCATCACCGCCGGCCAGGCGGTCCCCGCCGAGGTGCCCGTCCTGGGAAACCGGCAACAGGTCAAGGAGCTCATCGCGAGACACCGCGTGTCCACCTTGATCCTGGCCATCACGCGCGATGTCGACGCCGATCTGCTGCAGATCCTCATGGATTGCGTGGAGAAGGGCGTCGAGATGATCCCGATGCCCGTGGTCTACGAGCAGCTGACCGGGCGCGTGCCGGTGGAGCACGTGGGCGAGAAGTGGTTCGTGGCGATTCCCATTCATCCAAAGGCGACGGGGACGTTTTGGGAGTTCACGAAGCGCTCGATGGATGTAGTCCTCGCGTCGCTGGGCCTGGTGTGTCTTGCGCCGGTCTTCCCGATTATCGCTTTGGCGATCGTCCTGGACTCCCCCGGACCGATCTTCTATCTGCAAGGACGCGTGGGGAAGGGCGGGACCGTGTTCCGCGCGCTCAAATTCCGATCGATGGTGCTCGGCGCCGAGCACGCGGGCGCGATGTGGGCGCAAGAGCACGATCCCCGGGTGACCCGCGTGGGCCGGATCTTGAGAGCGACCCACCTGGATGAGTTTCCACAGTTCGTGAACGTCCTGAAGGGAGAGATGAGCATCGTCGGGCCCCGCCCCGAGCGGCCGGAATTTGTGGACCGGCTGGCGGCGCAGATCCCGATCTACCGCCTCCGGCACATCGTGAAGCCGGGGATGGGTGGGTGGGGGTTGGTGCGTCAGGGATACGCGGGCTCCCAAGAGGATGCGTTGATCCGGCTGCAGTACGACTTGTACTACATCAAGCACCAGTCGTTGTGGCTCGATCTCCTGATCATCCTGAAAACGATTATGCACGCCGTGACGCTGAAGGGCCGCTAG
- a CDS encoding bifunctional homocysteine S-methyltransferase/methylenetetrahydrofolate reductase — MTPPLHPFHARLARGPLLCDGAMGTLLYERGVPFDRCFDALNLTDRERVLNIHLDYLRAGAEMIETNTFGANRLKLDVHGLGERVRDINWHGAKIAKEARDIIGRAAWIAGSIGPLGKPVAPFGRIPAAVAHDVIRAQIDALVEGGVDLLILETFTDLDELLEAVHTARTSCDLPVIAQMSFTEDGRTQYGYTPAAVVTALERAGVDIIGANCSVGSVPMLEVIQQMAAAARVPLSAQPNAGFPTMVEGRYLYQSSPAHMAQYARRMVEAGAVVIGGCCGTTPAHIAAIKHAIGDLRPATGGAIVVEAPAVVEAVSPALDQPTQLARKLGREFVISVEVDPPKGLDATKDLEGARLLKEAGADVIDVGDSPIGRIRMGALAMCVLIQQEVGIETIIHFTTRDRNLMGVQADLIGAHALGVRNILALTGEPPRGDYPNVTAVFDVDSPGLVRIIRQFNEGLDLSGKSIGRPAQFLIGCALDMNGETLDRELPKLERKLEAGVNFFMTQPVYEPETLDLFERRVGKLPVPVLVGILPLQSFRHAEFLHNEVPGIIIPKWVRDRMQAAGSAGRDEGLRLARELLEALLGRIGGAYFMPSFGRYELVASLVQDVRAKVRASAPRAGA; from the coding sequence ATGACGCCGCCGCTTCATCCGTTTCACGCGCGGCTCGCGCGCGGCCCGCTCCTGTGCGATGGCGCGATGGGCACGCTCCTGTATGAACGGGGCGTGCCGTTTGATCGTTGCTTCGACGCCTTGAACCTGACCGACCGCGAGCGAGTCCTCAACATCCACCTCGACTACCTTCGGGCCGGCGCGGAGATGATCGAGACTAACACGTTCGGCGCCAACCGCCTGAAGTTGGATGTCCACGGCCTCGGGGAGCGCGTCCGGGACATCAACTGGCACGGCGCCAAGATTGCCAAGGAGGCCCGCGACATCATCGGCCGGGCGGCATGGATCGCCGGATCGATCGGCCCGCTCGGCAAGCCCGTCGCCCCTTTCGGCCGGATCCCGGCCGCCGTCGCGCACGACGTGATCCGTGCCCAGATCGACGCCCTCGTGGAAGGGGGTGTGGATCTGCTGATCCTCGAGACGTTCACGGACCTCGACGAGCTGCTGGAGGCCGTGCATACGGCCCGCACGTCTTGCGACCTCCCGGTGATCGCGCAGATGAGCTTCACCGAGGACGGCCGGACCCAGTACGGGTACACCCCAGCGGCAGTAGTCACCGCCCTCGAGCGGGCCGGGGTCGACATCATCGGGGCGAACTGCAGCGTGGGATCCGTGCCGATGCTCGAGGTGATCCAACAGATGGCCGCGGCGGCCCGGGTCCCGCTGTCCGCCCAACCGAACGCGGGATTCCCTACCATGGTCGAGGGGCGGTACCTTTACCAGTCCTCGCCGGCGCATATGGCGCAGTACGCCCGCAGGATGGTCGAGGCGGGAGCGGTGGTGATCGGGGGGTGCTGCGGCACGACGCCGGCGCACATCGCCGCGATCAAGCATGCAATCGGCGATCTACGGCCGGCCACGGGCGGCGCCATCGTGGTCGAGGCACCGGCCGTGGTGGAGGCGGTTTCGCCCGCTCTCGACCAACCGACTCAGCTTGCGCGAAAGCTCGGCCGGGAGTTTGTCATCAGCGTCGAGGTTGACCCGCCGAAGGGTTTGGATGCGACAAAGGACCTGGAGGGCGCCCGCCTCCTCAAAGAGGCCGGGGCAGACGTCATCGATGTGGGCGACAGTCCGATCGGCCGGATCCGCATGGGGGCGCTGGCGATGTGCGTCCTGATCCAGCAGGAGGTCGGCATCGAGACCATCATCCACTTCACCACCCGAGACCGGAACCTCATGGGCGTGCAGGCCGACCTGATCGGGGCCCATGCGCTGGGGGTGCGCAACATCCTGGCCCTGACCGGAGAGCCGCCCCGTGGTGACTACCCCAATGTCACGGCCGTGTTCGATGTCGACAGCCCCGGGCTGGTCCGCATCATCAGGCAGTTCAACGAAGGCCTTGACCTCTCGGGGAAGTCGATCGGGCGGCCCGCGCAGTTCCTCATCGGATGCGCCTTGGATATGAACGGGGAGACATTGGACCGGGAGCTCCCGAAGCTCGAACGGAAACTCGAGGCAGGGGTCAATTTTTTCATGACCCAGCCCGTCTACGAGCCCGAGACGCTCGACCTGTTCGAGCGCCGGGTGGGCAAGCTCCCAGTCCCGGTCCTGGTGGGGATCCTGCCGCTCCAGAGCTTCCGCCACGCCGAGTTCCTGCATAACGAGGTGCCGGGCATCATCATCCCCAAGTGGGTGAGAGACCGCATGCAGGCGGCCGGCAGCGCCGGCCGCGATGAGGGCCTCCGGTTGGCGCGCGAGCTCCTGGAGGCGCTGCTGGGCCGCATCGGGGGCGCCTACTTTATGCCCTCGTTTGGCCGCTACGAACTCGTCGCGTCGCTCGTCCAGGACGTGCGAGCCAAGGTCCGAGCGAGCGCTCCGAGAGCCGGCGCGTGA